The Ziziphus jujuba cultivar Dongzao chromosome 3, ASM3175591v1 region cttccccgagaattttatcaaataaaaacccccgtgtgacactgttcatgccatgtggaccaatcagaagctgacacgtggcattcactgttcaccgacccaaaaacattaaaataatacggtatccggtaaacttcaaacgtccataactttttaaccggatgtccgttttgagcgtgccgctagtctgtgaactcgtatcgacgagcacttcactaCCATGCACGAGttaaagctcatttccccataaacaaaaagtcaacttcggcacccgttggacagtttggaccgcaacttgtttcgtccataacttccaaaccgtagctccgttttcgatgtgctaccagtctacgaactcggggcatcgtgcacttcggcACGGTACCCTGGTCTACTCGAAATTCtcaccaagtcaaaaagtcaacctttgaccccttggtcaacggtcaacctcggtcaacgtgcacggattccggtgcgatttgggacggggtgttacaatatgtAGTTATGAATAAATCTTAATCCAACCAAATTAACCAAACATAAAGGAGAGATCGCAACATAAATGGAACCTAAGCACACTGCCAACTAAAATCTAGAAAAAGAGAcaataaacacaaataaaaagagaaaggaacATACACAGAAAATGCAGTAGAGCAGCACCTACACAACCAGTACCATGACTCTCAAGTTTTTGTCTCTGAAAGCAAAAAGTTCAACATTAGATAGGGGATAGAGCTGCGACCCTCAATAGATAGCACCGCAGTTTTGACCAGCCAATCTTAAAAAGCCTCAACTCTCTAGATAGAGACCCCTAGCTCTGAGGATAGTGCCCCAGCTCTCTAGATAGAGTGCCCCAGCTTTTGAGGTTCTATCTTTTAAGCTTTCTTCAGTTCATTGCAATGCTTTCCAACTCCTTTCGCTTCCTCCTACTTCAATTCATTTCACATCTCACAGCATTCCATCAAGCCTGTATCCATGAATTTAGAGTCATAAACAACATATTCTATAGAGTCTTTGTACATGAGGTAAGAACCTTTAAAGTAGGAGGAGGCAATCTGATATTGCTCATGACTGATGGGATTGGAATTGCTGGAAGTTATTTCATTAGTAGTGACGAAGCTGATAGCTTCTCAAAAGCATACTTCATAGTTGCTCGAGACTCTGGACTTGGATTGAGAAATGAAAATGCAAGCTTTGCAATACAGACCACTTGACCTGCTATTTGCCTTTTTGGAAGTGAAAGACGTTAGTCCAATATATCTATAAGTAGAACTTGATCGTCGGCTGCAGGGGATGGCGAAGTTAACAGAGATAAAAGGAGATCTTCTGGATGCTTTGCCATGATCTACTTGTATGCAAGCTCTTCAAACGAAATTAGTGGTTAGAGTTTGAAATAAATAAGCTACATATGCCAATCATTTTTGTCAAGTATATGCATGTAAAATGGTTAGAGActgaaataaatgaaatataggATTAGAGAAAATAGAGACTCCTTGCTTTAGAAATTAGTGTATGATAACAACTTGACCATTCTAACTAGGAAAGCAGTCTAGCTACAGACTATGCCTACTGTGGTTCTCTTAATTCGTTTTGAATAGAAGaaacattaaatatttgaagtacAAATTTGCAAGCAAATATGAATTGCACAAATCTCTGCCATAAGGTAGCATAAAAATCATATGAATTGAATAAAGGGGCATGGTTAGTTTTTGCTTTTGCTCTTTtcgttttctctctctctctctctctctctctttggttttttttttctttttagggtTTTACTTTCCCTAAGGAATAGTTCAGTTATTGTTTGCTAAAGTAGAAGTGTCATTTCCATTTCTAAAACTTTCGGATTTAAGAAAACATAAGCATGAGATTCCCTGACGATTAAAATTACCAACATATATGCATTGTAGTTTACCACACAATTAAACCTACTTTGTTGCAAAATTTACTTGGCGCTGAGTGTGCAAACCTATTGTGAATCTTTAATCTTATTACATAAATTTCTTACATTTATGTTGTTAAATTGTCAATACCAGATTTGACTGCTATGCAAGTTAAACGCTCTGCTTTGTCCTGTTTTAGCAAAACAAAGAGTCTCTGATTTACCacaattacaatttttattttattttattctgttACTGTTTgtattttttacctttttttattttttattatttttcacttcAGAGCATGTATAAAACAAAACTGTAGCAAAATCCTTGTACCCAATTGATAACCATTTTACAGTAAGAGTGATCTATTAGGCAACGAGTAACGACCAGTCACACCATGTTCAAATGATCGGATTGATGGGTTTGTTTAAGCTTTCTTTTTGAATGTCTAGTCCAAAAACATTGAGCTGCATTAAGTTTAACACATATTTGTTCTACTAAACTTGAAATACTCCGATCCAAAGCTACATCGAAACTCGACTTGCATGTTCCAAATAACACATGAAGTATTACACACCAAAGATAGAGATAATATAcacgcaaaaaataaaaataaaaaaataaaaaaataaaaaataataaacaaaaaacagaagtattgatatatatatatatacatatatatatatacagtccgtctatggtgcggacagtCCTCATACAAACCACAGTATTAgtaacagtttttcatagtattggtgatgattttctaagaaatcgtcgtcaatactatgaaaaaccgtcactaatactgcggtcttcATGcgaaccgtcctcaccatagaatttccacatatatatatatatatacatacatatttttGGATTGCAATAATGATAAACATATATGAAGAATATGATGGCGTATTACCACATTTGACTGCTAGTGCTAGACTATCAATGCCCTGTTTTGAtgcaaattttattgttataggGCCTTGATTACATAGTAAATTTCCACTTCTGGCCATAACTTAATAGACTTGCAATAGCTTTAGGGATATTTGTTCCATTAGATAACCTCTTATTGGAGGTGTGTCTAGAGTTATAGTCATTATATACTTGTGAATTAATACTTGAGACAGTGTTATTTTGCTTTATAATAATCTAGAGTGAATTATAGTCAGGAGTGAAACGGTCTgtttggctttttctttcttcttttttcaccccataatatcaaatattatatatttattttgctgcTTTATGTAGTTATGTCATTATATGCCAAAACTCTGGTGGTCTTTTAGTTCTAAGCTATCAGCTTTTGTGGATTAATGCTGATAGTCacggaaattaaaaaaaaaaaagaagcaaaagtgGCAGGGTGAATGTCTATTTTGCTCAATATCAGTCAATTGTTAAGTACTGCCTATTATTGTTTggttcaaaatctcaaattattaattcaatttaaaatattcaaatataccCAAGTATAAATGTGCTATAAGAAACTAACAATTTGCTATTAATGAtgttgataattaatttaagaaTTAGATAGTCATGGTCTAAAACAGGTAAACGTGAAAGGAATACAAGGCCACACCTACAATGATAAAGTGATAGAAAGTGGTTCAGGGAATAGGATTAggcaaaaaacataaacaaacatatttgaTCATAAAGAAGACATGAGGGAAAAGGGTACCATGCATGGGGCTTTAGGATAGTTTATACAAAATACTTTTACTGTAGTTTTTcgaataaacaattaaaaagacTTACGAAGACATGACACAGTGGAGAAAAAGTTcctaaattaacataaaaacatGGAGAATATGGTACAAGGAAACATTCCAACTAATTTTGAAGTCTAATAAGATCAGAGGGGATCAAAAGGTACTGCAACAATGTGATGGTAGAGAGAGGCATGGTAACAGAGTTGGCTGAGACAGTGGACTTGGCTGCAGAAAACCAAATGTTAGCTTTGAGAAGACAACTTTTTCTGCTATTTGATGTATCCAAGGTGAGAAGCGGTGATTCAATAAACCCCTGAGAACAAACTGATGAACATCTGATTCTGATGAGTGAGATCCCCTGGATGCATTCCTATATCCAAACGAATCATTAAACCATGACACATACAAAGCTACAAGAAAAAGATAAGGAATCTTCAACACAATGACAGAGGGAAAGACAAGTCATGCAATTGCTAACACACAACATGAAACGAGGAAAGATTGCAACCATTCAGGGTCTCTAAGTCGGGAGATCAAACAGCTTCTTCAATGTAATTGTACAAAGAGGCTTTGATAATGATGCAAATGCTAAGTTGATAGGTTCATAGACGCTTCACAGTTCCCCGAGATTGAGCTCTTCGTTGAACACATGTAAATGCCAAGTTGAAAACGGAGACAACTTTCTCTGCTACTTCATTCTCTGGAGGTGAGAGGGGATGAACAGCTACCATTGATGATGGTGCTGATAGATACAGTATGAGATCTGCTGGATGATTTCACAAGATCAATTCTAATATTACAACCTCAAAGCTGTACACATCACACTTCTCGTTTACTTCCATCGTGTAAGCAAGCTCTAATGAAACATAATGCATTTAAGTTAATATGTTTCCATAATGAGATAAGTTTTGCCAATTGCCAACTGTTAAGACATAACATGACCAAGTCATTGTATATCTTACCGAGCAAGtaatgaaaaacaacattttgacTAATGAAGAATAACAGAGTGGAAAacaatttatattgttttatagaCAATAAAAACAAGGAGAAATTGCCGCTATTTAGGATGCCCATGTTGGAAGCTCCGATAAGGAAGGTAATGGAGCTGACAGCTTCCAAGATACTTGCTTCATAGCTGGTCAAGACTCTGGAATTGGCTGCAGGCATTCAAATGCTAGCTCTGCAATGGAGACCACTTGGTTTGGTATTTTTCTACTTGGAGGGGAGAGACGCTGATACAGTACATCCATAAGTACAGCAATGGCAGCCAATAATGATGATGGCAACACAGATGATATGAGGTCTCCAACATGCTTTCCCCCTGTCACTTCCAATGTTATAACAGAGATCACTTTTCTGTTTTACTTCCATTGATCTTCAAAGAAATATGAGTTTGAgttaatattttccaatttgagTGAATATTTTCCAACTATGAGATAAAAACTAAGGTAATATATGCCAAttgttaataaatcaattatatttttctggtCACTCTCATTAAATTAAACTGTATCTATCTTCTTCTATTTATGTATTTAGAGGCCTTAAAAGTGCATACTAAAGATGGTATAACAGTTAAGGTTAATCTCTTTATGTCTAGTAAATATGCACAAAGTACCTGCCTACTAGTTTCTCATACCTCATCAGTATATCAGTTAATAACTGTTATGGAATACATACCAATTTGATTACCTGGTTCCTGCAAACCAAGTCCAATTTGATGAGTCTAATATGAATATTTAAGAGGTGCTTGTTCCATCCTGTACGTCAAATTTTCTGGTTGTCTTTTGAGTTCTGATCACCCCATTTTCGACATTTTCTAGACAACTGTGCTGTATGAGGGAATGCAGCTCCAGTTGAAAGATAGCTAGCAAAGGTTATTAGATCGAACACTAGTTTCATACAGAAATGATCTTTTAGGAGTTGAGAGTGTTCTgacatttttttatcataaacaGGTAAAGGAGAGCAGCAATGGTAGTAAGAACTGTATATCTTATTGATGTATTGAATcatcatataaatacataaagtCAGGTACAACATATaagcataaaaataataaagctaCACATAGGTTGTTACAGATAAGTGTGAGAATAGAATCTGTTATGAGCCATTGTGCCCCCTCAAAATTTGTGGTCTGTGAGCAAATTTTGTAAAGATTACGGAATGATagatcttatttatttatttatttccattcTAATGCAACTTCAGAAACTCTAGGAATAATATGATGACAAATCTAGGTATATTAAACAACCTAATATGTGTCTCAAAACAATTTAccatgcaaataaaaaaaagaaaagcgaaAGTGATAAGGTCAATATCAGACTATTCTTAAGCATTGCCTATTACTATCTAGCCGTCATTTGATATAAAATctcaaattattaattgagtttagaatacatatatgcatactCTCAACTGAAAATGTGCTATAGGAAACTAACAAATTTGCTATCGAAGTTCTCATGCACCTTTTTCCTATCATCGTTCCGTGCTGCAAAGAAAGCACAGCCTTGTATTGTCTAGCTGTCatttgatttaaaatctcaaattattaatttagtttggtAAACTAACAAATTTTCGGTTAAAgatattgataataaatttaagaaTCCGCATCTACGAAAggtaaaagtaaaagaaaaacaaggcaACAAATGCtttgacaaaaggaaagaaaatgctTGAGGATTAGTGCTAAGCAAATATATTGAATACACAAGCATAGTTCACTAGAAAGAAAACAGACTACTAATGTAGTTTCACCAGGGaacaattaaaaactaaatttgtTAACTCACTGAGACATGACTAGTTAAACAGAGAAAAAGATCCTAAATTATAACAACCACGTAGATAAATATGACCAAAGGAAACATTAAATATTGCAAATAATCTCGAAGTCTAATAAGTTTAAGGGTTCAAAAGATACTACAACAATATTATTGTACAGAGGGGCTCAAACTTGGATGCTACAGAAGTTGGCTAAGATCGTGCACTTGGCTGGTAGATTGGAGGTGATTCAATAACAGCtggtgatgatgaagatgatgatgttgataGAGAGAATATCGGGTCCCTTGGATGCTTTCCTGTATTCAAATcgatcaaagaaaaaaaaaacaaataaaaaagaaagacacaTTATAAATTCTTAGGAGTAGAACAAGAAAGTGAGGATTTTAAGTAAAAGGTATAATAGAAAGCAAGAAATATTGAACATAGTGACAGAGTGAAAGTTAAATTACACACAACAAGAAACAAGGAAGGATTGCAGGCGTtcagtgtcaggacccgtccagaattccttccccgaaaccctagacagccctgatcccagggaaaccctaccggaccttccaacggaaaatccgacagagcctcccctaagggatttacttaccacaaaccacctgcactgaaaacacacttcaaaaaaaacatccccttattcctcccacaaactacaaactttccacaaatttcagcacttctcaaaagcaacaacagtccagtgcataaataaaaacagaagtatcccaatagtatacagagctttaggAAGTGCTAAACAATAGAAATACAACagggctgaaaagaaataatacaccgaaatgaaagagtacagaagtacggctcgaaacacaacagcaggggaaaacttggttcgctccggaagaacgtctaccaccacttgcacctaagggaacgggatttaagagtgtgagatgctaatcatctccgtgagtaacccgaactactgaacaccttttgtgataataaaaataatagtaataacaattaaggaatagaacaaataccaacaattaataaataaataataataactgttggaaaataataatttccctcaaaactctcaccaatcgctctgtttgaaatgttccctttttataacattttcgcaaaacccagtgtgcatacctcccgaaaaccaagggattaaaccatttgataaacaacaattaaataaataaatacataccccaaatataataaaaatataataaattatagtaaatcactttgaacacctttggggtttaaaccattatttgcaatttacaccgacgcaccacacaatataccggtgatgccctccgatacccagcgtcctgagcactgaCTGGcgaggggttaaagagagaaacctgcaacggtcacttcggcgtcccgacagtactgctgctaaaaaaccatcacccgacCAAGGAGAGGGGCGGctatgcgcaacaataaccttgcctgcccacggtccaatggcaactcacgggtgaagtaataaccgcacgctaaaccatataataaccgcgtgctaccacgtgtccatacaccatacaccagaacaccaatactgtatgagtgcgtctaaaaataaacataagtaaccaaccgtaccgtttttccaaaaccaccgtgggaagtataccaaattttcacaaaacaccatctcacatatttttatttaataatccggtacgaaacattgataaccaacaaaccacaattttctcgaaatacgaaatgcaaccataaaaataccgcgggcataatttataaaatttaaaccaatatttttgtaaaatatttaacccaactATGCccggaaaaatcaaatttaaaaccacgtacaaatactaccaaaatacaccttgctcatgcataataaattaattaaaccacaataaaaccataattaaatcacaccacataagcataatttaaataccaatttaaataccaattaaatatagttaattgcccaaaataatttttgaaggtgggtcactcacctggagcacgcaaatcaactaagatcctcctcgggatcaactccgccactcgtacgtgcacctaaacaaccacagtgcaccaaccaaaaatattaatattttattcgggtaattcccaaatggatacccggggagcgaacaccaagcgatatctaaaggttacgagttatataccaaatcgaagctcgagtgatgaggatcacggattcggtcttactttccggtgatcggacccgacggggtcggaatctcgccggaaagcttttcgggtttcggttccgcaattctcccaaaccgtcacgaattggtggaaacagaagccggattcggattcaggagatcgaacacaacggactggagctggctggaaaactgggtacttgccggaacagtactttctggcgagccgccgcggtcaccggcaaccgtcgccggcggcggcgcgtgcggtggccgttggtcgtgaaattttgcagacttgtagatcgtgaggagagcaacccaacgggaccggcggtgagcaaaacggaggtcggatggcggagaaatcaccgatTGAAGAtatccggcccctcgccggaaaacgctccgatcccggcgcgtcggtggtccaatggccgtgatttttggtgggtcggccggacttgaggagaggatcaagggtgtacggcgcgtgtggcTGGAAATGGGTCGATTTGctgtggccggcggtggaggggaaaaactcgtcgccgatcttcggaggttcgatccgggcgcgtccggcggccgttcgccgtgaaacttggaggttttgccggaaatgaggaggcgAAACTTTTTGGCcagcgcgtgtactgtagatcggctggaaaagttgaaaaattccTGCGGCcggcggactctctctctccttctctctctttctctctcttccccgagaattttaacaaataaaaacccctgtgtgacactgttcatgccacgtggaccaatcagaagctgacacgtggtgttcactgttcaccgacccaaaaacattaaaatattacggtatccggtaaacttcaaacgtccataactttttaaccggatgtccgttttgagcgtgccactagtctgtgaactcgtatcgacgagcacttcacaaccacgcgcgagtcaaagctcaattccccataaacaaaaagtcaacttcggtaCCCCTTGGACTGTTTAGACTGCAACTTGttttgtccataactttcaaaccgtagctccgttttcgacgtgctaccagtctacgaactcgtgacatcgtgcacttcgccacggtaccctggtcaactcgaaattcccaccgagtcaaaaagtcaacttttgactcccttcggtcaacggtcaacgtgcacggattccggtgcgaatttgggacggggtgttacattcagGACGTCCAAGTTGGGGGATCAAGCAGCTGCTTCAATGTTATAACATGAAGAGGCTCTGATAAAGATGGTAGCGGAGTTGATAGCTTATCAGCTACTTGCTTCATAGTTGGCCGAGACTGTGGACTTGGTTGTAGACATGCAAATGCTATGTTCACAATGGAGACAACTTTCTCAGCCACTTGCCCTGTTGGAGGTGAGAGGCGCTCATCCAATAAATCCTTGAGCAGAATTTGATGAACAGCTGGTGTTGATGATGAGGATGTTGATGCTGACAAAGACAATATGAGATCTCCTGGATGTTTTCCCATGATCAGTTCCAGTGTTACAACTCCAAAGCTGTACACGTCTCACTTTTCATTTACTTCCATTGTGTAAGCAAGCTCTAATCGAAAGAAACACATTTAAGTTAATATCATATCAGTAATGTATTTCTATATGAAACTTTGTCTTCTCTCGttcaattaattatcatttcaGGTCAAATACAGGAAAAGAACTTATTATGTTCTCAACTTCTCCTAGTCTCATCAAGTAAATCTTTCTTCAAAGATGAAATAATAGGTGAAACTATGTTTTAAACAAAAAGGATAAGAATACATTAGCTTCGAAATTGATTTGTATAACAAATAATTCAGCTATAGATTGACAAGTAGTGAAGCTGTAAAATGTATCTATCCATTCCAAAATCGAAGAAAGTCTAAATTTGATTGGGTAATGTACATTGACTTGCAAAAAAATATAGCATAATGattaaaatgcttttttttttttaatgaaatgatTATATGGTTACTAAAGATCACCATAAGatgcattctaaattataaaatgaaagcCACTTTGGTAGAAGAATTACCTGGGGCTGAGTATCCAAAGGTTCCTTCAAATGGAGTCCAATTTGACGACTCCGGATCTAAAGTTACAGCAGAACCAAAGTCAGAAATGTGGGCTTCATATTCATCATGAAAGAGAACATTCTTACTTGATATGTCTCTATGAATTATAGCAGGACAACATTCATAGTGCATATAGGACAAGGCATTGGCCAAATCTTTCACAACAGTTAACCTCTTGGTCCACTTCAACTCCAATGCCTTAACATTATCACTTAATATACTGGCTAAGCTCCCCCTATCCATGAATTCATACACCAAATATGAGTGTCTTGCATGTGAACAAAATCCATAAAGCTTAATGATATTTCGGTGGCGTGCTCCTGTCAACACATTAGTCTCACTATTGAATGCTTCCTTACCAGCCACTCCTCCATTCTCATGGAATTTCTTCACGGCAACAACTTGACCTGTTGACAGCAATGCTTTATAGACACTTCCAAATCTTCCAACTCCAATGCAATATTCAGAGCTAAAATTCTCTGTGGCTTCAACTATTTCTTCATGTACTTTTCTCCCATTATGGCTGCATGCTTGAAAGAAAGTTTCAGTCATTTGTGCTTGTGGTTGCTCATCTAtattcctttctctttttttgagaaataaacaatattccacaaacgataactaataGAAATAGAGTGCAAGATATACACACTATGACTAAAAATATTGTAGCTCCACTGTTATTCCTCTTATGCACGGGGCAAGGCTTCAAACTAGTGTTGCTGCCGCACAAACCTTTATTATGTTGCAATGCTTTAACTGGAGCCTCATTGAAGGCTTTGACGTTTGGGAGAGGACCTTCCAACAGATTGTAGGATATATCCACAGATGTCAAGCTTATCATGTCCTGGAATGTGGATGGTATTGATCCCGACAGCTTGTTGTGAGAAACGTTAAATGTTTCTAGCTTATCCAAATGTCCACTTTAAAGGCAACTCTCCTGAAAGCATATTGCCACTCAGATCAAGATTTTCAAGGAAGTGCAAATTTCAATTTGGAAGGGAATATTTCCACTGAATATGTTATAGCTCAAGTCCAAATGGATTAGTTTTGAACACTGTTCCAAATGTCCGGGAATTGGTCCACTCAATTTGTTGGAAGCAAGGTTAAGCATTTGAAGGTCAGCTAACATTCCAATTTCTTCGGGAACAGTGCTCGAAAGGGAATTATTGCTGAGCTTAAGAATGAACAACGATTTCAATTGTCCCAATTCCTTAGGAATTTTCCCTACTAGAAGATTGGAGGAAAGGTCAACTTGATGCAATTGAGTAGCTTTCCCAAGTTCATGTGGTAGCCCACCaataattttattgttagaGAGGTTGACAACATTGAGCTTTGGATATTCTCCCCAATTTCCAGGGAGTTTACCGAAAAACTTATTCTTGCTTAATCCCATGATATACAAGTTTGGGTATAATCCCAATACTTCAGATATATTTCCAACTAGTTGATTATCATCAAGTAAAACAATCATTAATGAACTGCAGTTTCTCAAGCGTTTTGGAATGGAACCTGTGAAGCAATTGCCATTTGCTCCAAGCCATCTAAGCCTTCCACCAAGACAAATATTTTCTGGAAGATATCCAGACAAGAAATTGTGGCCTATTTGGAAGAAGTCCAGATTTGTAAGGTTGTTCAATTGAGAAGGAATCGATCCTATAAAGCTGTTATTGTAAACACTGATGTTGACAAGGGATGTAAGATTTCCAATGGATGTAGGAAttgaatgtaacaccccgtcccaaatcgcaccggaatccgtgcacgttgaccgaggttgaccgttgaccgttgaccgaagggggtcaaaagttcactttttgactcggtgagaattttgagttgactagggtacggtggcgaagtgcatgacgccctgagttcgtagactagtagcacgtcgaaaacggagctacggtttgaaagttatgggcaaaacaagttgaagtttaaactgtctaaaaggtgccgggagttgactttttcttgtgatgtaattgtgagttgactcttgtatg contains the following coding sequences:
- the LOC107422139 gene encoding MDIS1-interacting receptor like kinase 2-like; the protein is MTETFFQACSHNGRKVHEEIVEATENFSSEYCIGVGRFGSVYKALLSTGQVVAVKKFHENGGVAGKEAFNSETNVLTGARHRNIIKLYGFCSHARHSYLVYEFMDRGSLASILSDNVKALELKWTKRLTVVKDLANALSYMHYECCPAIIHRDISSKNVLFHDEYEAHISDFGSAVTLDPESSNWTPFEGTFGYSAPELAYTMEVNEK